GTGTAAATTGGTGAATAAAGAAATAGGAGATAATATTACTTTTTTAATAAATTGAAGTTATAAAAGAATGACGGAATTTGACATAGATATGTATATTGATTACAATATGTATATAATATTGTAATCAATATACATATGATTAGATAAAGGAATGTAAATATATGAATAAAATGATGCCAAAGTATTACATTATTAAACAAGATATCACTACTATGATTAACAAAGGGGAATTACAACCTAATTGTATTGTTCCAAGTGAAACAGAACTAATGAAAAAATATTCTGTTAGTCGTATTACTGCTAGGCGAGCCCTTGACGAATTATCCATGGAGGGATATTTATATAAAATACAGGGTAAGGGAACTTTTGTAAAAGAAGAAATAAAGAAACAAACATTATCTAGTGTTCAGAGCTATACTGAAGAGATATTACGTCAAGGAATGATTCCGTCTCGTAAAGTATTTAGTTCTGAGATTCAACTGGCATCGGAAAAAATAGCTTCTGCCTTAGAGATTAATCATAAGGAAAGTGTTTTTTTTCTAGAGCGGGTTTACTATGCAGATAATCTTCCACTATGTTATACAAAAGCAACTCTTCCTTATCGTTTTTTTAAGGATATCGACAAAATAGATTTTAGTCAGTGCTCACTCTATGATGTTATAGAAAACAAATATGATATAAAAATAGTAAAATCTTTTCTTAACATCAAAGCTGTTGCTGCCTTTGATAAGGTGGCAGAAAGACTTGAAACATCAAAAGGAACTCCCGTCCTCTTGTTCAGTGCATCTACTAATGGAATTGTAGATGAGGTAGAAAGGCCTATAGAAGTATTTTCCACATATTATCTAACAGATCATTTTAGTTATATATTAGAACAATCCCGTATATAAAATAATGTAAGATTAACCCGTTGAATTGGTTAAAATTTATAAATTGAAAAATATTACAAATTATGGATTAAGTTAGCGCTAATGATTAAATAGCACAACGAGTTTAATTTTATAAAATTAAACAGCACTTCCCTTAACTCTCAGGAAGTGCTGTCTTTAATTAAAATATTACATAAAAATTTTTTATTTAACTGCAACAACCTCAATTTCAACTAGGGCATCCTTAGGTAATCTTGCTACCTCCACACAGGATCTAGCTGGATAGCTTTCTGTAAAGAACCGTTCATATACTTTATTTATTCGTGGAAAATCATTCATATCCTTTATAAAAACAGTGGTTTTAATAACCTTTGAAGAGTCTATCCCTGCTTCTTTCAATATAGCAAAAACATTCTTAAGGGATTGCTCTGTCTGCTCCTCAACGTCCTTTGACATCTCTCCTGTAGTAGGATTAATGGGCAACTGTCCTGAGGTATATATCATGCCATTAACCTCTATAGCTTGTGAATATGGCCCTATAGCAACCGGTGCCTCCTGTGTAAAAATTGCCTTTTTCATTTGCAATCACTCTCTCTCCTAAATATATCTATTATCCTGTAAACCATCTTACCCTCTTCTAATAACTCTTCCTGGGCGGTTTCCGGTATGGTTGCCGTCGTCGATAACCAACTCTCCGTTTATAATTACATAGGCAATGCCTTCAGGATATTGAGTAGGCTCAGTATAGGTTCCTTTGTCTATTATTGTATCCTGATCAAAGATACAGATATCTGCCAGTAAACCCTCCTTGATTTCTCCTCTATCCTTTATATTAAAGGTATCAGCAGGCTTTTTAGTCATCTTATAGATCGCTTCCTCAAGCGTTAATGCCTTATCCTCTCTAACATATTTTCCAAGTACTCTTGGGAAGGCACCATATACCCTAGGATGAGGTTTACCACTGCCTAAGAGACCATCTGAACATACATTCATTTGTGGAAGTTTCATGAAGGTCTGTACATGCTCTTCTGTACCGTAGAAGTCCACCATTCCTACGGCATTTTCTTCCTCTAATAGAAGATCAAAGGTGGCATTATAGGGGTCTTTTCCTCTAAGTTTTCCTAATTCTATAAGGTTCAATCCCACTGTATCCTCATTTTTCTTGTTCTTTACGCTGGTAACAAATATTTGGTCAAGACCTGCAAACTCAACGAAGTTATCCCATCCAGGTATTCCATTTTCTATATCATATACCATCTTTTTTCTGAGCTCTGAATCCTTAAGACGTTCTATTAACTTGTCTGTTCCTCCGTCATGAACCCAAGGTGGAAGGATAACACCAAGCATCGTGCTTCCTGCTACATATGGATATTGGTCAAAGGAAACGCTGATGCCTTCATCCTCTGCTTTTTCCAAAAGCTCGATAACCTTTTCAATCTTGTCCCAATTTTTCTTTCCACAAACCTTAAAGTGAGAATAATGAATTCTAACGCCAGATTCTCTTCCTATTTTTATTACTTCTTCCATGGAATCTAATATTGTATCTGCCTCGCTGCGCTGATGGATTACAAATACTCCGTCATATTCAGCTACAACCTTACACATTTCAATTATCTCTTTTGATTCAGAATAAGCACAGGGCATGTATATAAGTCCAGTGGAAAGTCCAAAGGCACCGGCCTCCATTTCCCTTCTTGTAATTTCTGCCATCTTATTCAGTTCTTCCTCTGTAGGTTGTCTATTATCCAATCCCATAGCTTCCATACGAATATTACCGTGAGGTACCAGATAACACTCGTTAAGCCCTGGTCCTACCTTTTCAATCATAGAAAGATAGCCCGCCGTATCCTTGTAGGTCCAATCTATTTCATCGCTATCTCCATCAAGACCTGCCAGATTTTTTCTCCAAGGACTTATATATTCTACAGGCAGTGGCGCCATGGAAATACCATCTTGACCAAGCATCTCTGTAGTAACCCCCTGCATTACCTTAGGCATAACCTCAGGCTCTATAAGAACCTGAAGATCACTGTGGCTGTGGGTATCAATAAAGCCAGGAGCCACCACAAGACCTTCGGCATCAATAACCTTAACATCGTTATCTTTAATATTCTCTCCAATTTTTTCAATTCTATCACCATTTATTAACACATCTGCTTTATATCCTTTATTTCCGCTTCCATCAATAACCAAACCATTTTTAATTAATTTTTTCATTTACCTTTCACCTCGCAAATATTAGTTTTTAAAATTCATGTAATATATATCTTTAAATCCTATTTAAATTCTACTTCTTATACAGACTCACTAAATTCTATTTCCGGTGCAGGCTCAATACCCATTTTTCTATCTAATGCTGATACGAAAAATATTGCTGCGAAGGCTATGATACCGCCAGGAACCATTGCGCTTAGGCCCCAGGGTGTATTCAGACCATAAATCCATATAGCCGCTACTATAGTACCAGTAACAATTGATATGAAACCTGCTCTTTTGGTAACATTTTTATAGAAGATACCACATATAAAGGCTGCAAAAGGTCCTGCACTTCTTAGTGCAAAGGCTCCCATCATAACGCTGATGATGTTTGAAGCTGTTAATGCAACCATTAGACCCACACCACCAACTACTACCATTGTTACACGAGAAATCCAAACCTCTTTATTATCATCCTTAACACCTTTATTTATATAAGGTCTAAAAATGTCGTTAGTAAACATTGTAGCAGTCCC
Above is a window of Natronincola ferrireducens DNA encoding:
- a CDS encoding N-acyl-D-amino-acid deacylase family protein; the encoded protein is MKKLIKNGLVIDGSGNKGYKADVLINGDRIEKIGENIKDNDVKVIDAEGLVVAPGFIDTHSHSDLQVLIEPEVMPKVMQGVTTEMLGQDGISMAPLPVEYISPWRKNLAGLDGDSDEIDWTYKDTAGYLSMIEKVGPGLNECYLVPHGNIRMEAMGLDNRQPTEEELNKMAEITRREMEAGAFGLSTGLIYMPCAYSESKEIIEMCKVVAEYDGVFVIHQRSEADTILDSMEEVIKIGRESGVRIHYSHFKVCGKKNWDKIEKVIELLEKAEDEGISVSFDQYPYVAGSTMLGVILPPWVHDGGTDKLIERLKDSELRKKMVYDIENGIPGWDNFVEFAGLDQIFVTSVKNKKNEDTVGLNLIELGKLRGKDPYNATFDLLLEEENAVGMVDFYGTEEHVQTFMKLPQMNVCSDGLLGSGKPHPRVYGAFPRVLGKYVREDKALTLEEAIYKMTKKPADTFNIKDRGEIKEGLLADICIFDQDTIIDKGTYTEPTQYPEGIAYVIINGELVIDDGNHTGNRPGRVIRRG
- a CDS encoding RidA family protein, encoding MKKAIFTQEAPVAIGPYSQAIEVNGMIYTSGQLPINPTTGEMSKDVEEQTEQSLKNVFAILKEAGIDSSKVIKTTVFIKDMNDFPRINKVYERFFTESYPARSCVEVARLPKDALVEIEVVAVK
- a CDS encoding GntR family transcriptional regulator, which codes for MNKMMPKYYIIKQDITTMINKGELQPNCIVPSETELMKKYSVSRITARRALDELSMEGYLYKIQGKGTFVKEEIKKQTLSSVQSYTEEILRQGMIPSRKVFSSEIQLASEKIASALEINHKESVFFLERVYYADNLPLCYTKATLPYRFFKDIDKIDFSQCSLYDVIENKYDIKIVKSFLNIKAVAAFDKVAERLETSKGTPVLLFSASTNGIVDEVERPIEVFSTYYLTDHFSYILEQSRI